One genomic window of Oscillospiraceae bacterium includes the following:
- a CDS encoding catalase: MEDKLHGKLTNEVGAPVADNEHAVTAGPRGPVVMQDVWLMEKMAHFNREVIPERRMHAKGWGAHGRLTVTGDISRYTKAKVLRPGQETDLFVRFSTVAGERGAADAERDIRGVACKFYTEEGNWDLVGNNTPTFFIRDVHNFSDLNRAVKRDPRSGMRSAQNNWDFWTLLPETFHQRTIVLSDRGIPASFRHMHFYGEHTFSLYNAENRRVWCKFHFHTQQGVKNLTDEQAAKLCGQDRESHGRDLFEAIERGDFPKWTMYIQVMTEEQAKQHYENPFDITKIWRHKEFPLIEVGVLALNRNPENYYAEVEQAAFTPAHVVPGIGFSPDKFLQGRLFAYGDAQRYRLGVNYNHIPVNRARCEVNEYHRDGAMRVDGNYGATPAYTPNSDGVWSAQPEAAEPPLDLEGAMYRFDPKDDPTDDNFRAGGDLYRVMAEDKRALLIENTARDIAPVTENVKYRHATHCYLADTEYGERIAAALGLSLEKVKDLAKLDQQGLVAATLHP; encoded by the coding sequence ATGGAAGACAAGTTGCACGGCAAACTGACAAACGAAGTCGGCGCGCCGGTGGCGGACAATGAGCACGCCGTCACGGCGGGGCCCCGGGGCCCTGTGGTCATGCAGGACGTATGGCTGATGGAGAAGATGGCGCACTTCAACCGCGAGGTCATCCCCGAGCGCCGGATGCACGCGAAAGGCTGGGGCGCCCATGGGCGTCTGACGGTGACCGGCGACATCTCACGCTACACGAAGGCCAAAGTGCTAAGGCCGGGCCAGGAGACGGATCTGTTCGTCCGCTTCTCAACGGTGGCCGGTGAGCGCGGCGCGGCGGACGCCGAGCGGGACATCCGGGGCGTCGCGTGCAAATTCTACACCGAAGAGGGCAACTGGGACCTGGTCGGCAACAACACGCCCACATTCTTCATTCGCGACGTGCACAATTTTTCGGACCTAAACCGCGCCGTCAAGCGCGACCCGCGCTCCGGGATGCGGTCGGCCCAGAACAACTGGGACTTTTGGACGCTGCTGCCCGAGACGTTCCACCAGCGTACGATCGTCCTGTCGGACCGCGGGATCCCCGCCAGCTTCCGTCACATGCATTTCTACGGCGAGCACACGTTCTCGCTGTACAATGCGGAAAACCGGCGCGTGTGGTGCAAATTCCATTTTCACACGCAGCAGGGCGTCAAAAATCTGACCGACGAGCAGGCCGCCAAACTCTGCGGCCAGGACCGCGAGAGCCATGGGCGCGATCTGTTCGAGGCCATCGAGCGGGGGGATTTCCCCAAGTGGACGATGTATATCCAGGTCATGACCGAGGAGCAGGCGAAGCAGCACTACGAGAATCCCTTTGACATCACCAAGATTTGGCGGCACAAGGAGTTCCCGCTGATCGAGGTGGGCGTGCTGGCGCTGAACCGCAACCCGGAAAACTACTACGCGGAGGTGGAGCAGGCCGCCTTCACGCCGGCGCACGTCGTGCCCGGCATTGGGTTCTCGCCCGACAAGTTCCTTCAGGGGCGTCTGTTTGCCTACGGTGACGCGCAGCGTTATCGGCTCGGCGTCAACTACAATCACATCCCGGTCAACCGCGCGCGGTGTGAGGTGAACGAGTACCACCGCGACGGCGCGATGCGCGTCGACGGCAACTACGGCGCGACGCCGGCCTATACGCCGAACAGCGACGGCGTCTGGTCCGCGCAGCCGGAGGCGGCGGAGCCGCCGCTCGATCTGGAGGGCGCCATGTACCGCTTCGACCCGAAGGATGATCCGACGGACGACAACTTCCGGGCCGGCGGCGACCTCTACCGCGTCATGGCGGAGGACAAACGGGCGCTGCTCATCGAAAACACCGCGCGGGACATCGCGCCGGTGACGGAGAACGTCAAGTACCGCCACGCGACCCACTGCTACTTGGCGGACACGGAGTACGGCGAGCGCATCGCCGCGGCGCTGGGCCTCAGCCTTGAGAAGGTGAAGGACCTGGCCAAACTGGATCAACAGGGCCTGGTCGCCGCGACGCTGCATCCGTGA
- a CDS encoding bacterial Ig-like domain-containing protein yields the protein MKTTQKTAALFLVLMMIAGLLPAQVLAAAGDDIGRTIDVGSSGRSDGDTGTGWSYSDNVFTVTGDVTLKGKTNNGIVKRVVISGGTADKPLQVTLQSLTIAALQAGAPIELKTGTHAVLTLDGSSWLSTYDENENNPGIRTTGAYLTIEAGKDTGELEVTGGDNAAGIGGGAGGHGGTVTINGGIVTADSVYGAGIGGGAGGDGGVVTVNGGIVTATSKQGAGIGGGRGSAGSSGYNGGDAAFIKFGRTGGSGQTGGGGGGGAAVTINGGAVTAGSEYGAGIGGGRGGDGGSGGSGGDAWVIWARGYKGGSGGQGGRGGAGATVRLNGGAVKAASANAAGIGGGSGGGGGRGGGGGSGGKWGKNGSSGSAGAAGAQGGVGSCEVNRVHNHTWWAAKGANQDPGGPGTTYPDDAFTNDNAYRYVKIQVRTAVLWDDIRAGNTRQDAVKTDLNLFTSDEKGAVIEWTSSEPEAISPDGRVTRPAYPEDDKKVQLTAKIQLGSFSDEITFDINVPTLSWDDRADADWYTETEQTLYIKNAGQLASLARIVSGKDGLCDEFAGKTVILTADIDLSELPWVPIGTQDHPFKGRFLGEAHTISGLKFVNNAAGRQGLFGWNCGSISDTGVVELQIEGGWESGGIAAVNGDEQFGGEAAIENCVVSGSVAADSAGGLVGSNYGKILNGYFYGALTGAGSGGIAGVNRGDGIESAYYSYGAEGPESAVGAETKGVLTCVGRFDDTGAIVGSDGTETEYGEELLRALNTCAEWHGLRFDWEKNRGSGVPPVVFSGEVREDRVAAAAASHTIVVKHDSGQFVENAKVRIGEGVYTTDRFGMVTVWDETLFGVNRVYVTPTPEKSCRRGEAYYALTPGKSRTLFLEAWQDDGKPYVTMAADTETFADVRAASVFFMQYKGDMLRLLCAGEWAGGGGGRFMLYQSGGKYIYSDADGVISLAPGLTFSPEEPLWLRMEPDDESKPTSDFVPVYVRVIRSDSDFEKTMKSVDRSPNFTATPKESGLVDGEATRVYPENVKLPMTAMATLSSAAQALDGTITFHGYVGDFKDGPKFGFSVGGLSDAFELLKDAKDQMKTEDEYERLKDEWSKVLEKKADEGKEISRKELDEMLADIDVPQSARARVADIVEKRVTECIEKELARPEVAGLVESFDELFDVLDGHMAALCKKMDTALDFAFDKLVNVLQLENLAAAERAWKAFKSDFQAAKNNVGARGCLDTLKDKYGITEKTFTVVPGLVAGGIGGIGYFEVTFDMYGRQLSSTGEVMVSGYAEGKKTFTFVLGFIPVSVEIGGGLGLGAAVKTVVGASGGGVMFNGEVVVGINPYMWLSAGVGVRNLAYCGVRGDAGLYIEVFASNNNKPSTSGRLTASAGIEAELLFFIKKSWTLGRYEKQLWGRARTARAAFGAFAFEDEEAYYAYEDGGFALSSREYLSHTTPWNGRWRADGAAALRRSAAADIPLQDGVLPGSVPQFAKAGDQTVMLFQADDGVSPTGNHIRLMYTVLQDDGWSEPEPVWDNGTSDFFAKTLTVGDDLYVLWQKSKAVLAEEEDPQALLDQTLPNMELCFAKWDADALQFAEPAYITDNDAAEMTPTLVAGEGGLTALWTEVREGDLFGGGEGLYAAVGSVLSDGAWSEPKTLFETSTYINELAAGYAGGELTIAYGTFGDEDTPAIWIWHGAISAPISHAQGASGLRFYDGRFFWQEAGSIYSYDAAANEALPPVTAGGGLISGSYRVMEGAGKKAIVWAEPNVDTDPEAERYVIRASFAQADGYGPPVTLKTVGGELAHFDAALTEEGGWQFVLNTYQAAEGGEEEPEHALWYAEVEPKTDIALDYVYASAADVAHGVQPIDLVVRNLGETAVEQLYVTLTGHEALTKPLTLAPGQTATVSETVDLHKLPADGRLRAEVSCEGDSDSDNNVYETTVGLTDVAVSVTQQRVGDRIFLTAALSNDADIATETTLTVRENDANGRLLSEKRLVADSRKTIEVFFDVDVLRTAADKLYFEAETAKPDAYPDNNRVTAPLYRERPTPPAADLTMDPAQEIRWVPAEGVSLSGESLFYRQEENETPEEAKFTARVYPEDASNRDVVWLSSDARVAHVDDSGQLTLRAPGQTVITVVTKDGAHRDSLEVTVKDARHTLTVGETVGGYVTVDGARAGEAESVEREGGDQVSIEAAPFAGYRFVRWVSVPSDCLDDEMSNPAVLTMPDEDATVQPLFKLSGKNRVLWSLSLNPPPRTEYYEGEQLDISGISVLGNFDEGDGFGLSGYAVDPEPGTPLTRDMESVTVSYTEGGVTKTARFEITVKEPQLQSIAVTAPDTTFYVEGSRLDPEGLVVTAHYTNGSRPIDDYTMDLGLDDPLTLDRNKVTVSHSEGSVTVTDSFDVTVVKEIHINGVEVGSKQTTVYFGIHSAAGKGYAVHLAEMPEELAGGQPEDWRFAPYTNVSYQKTGLVIKGLTKSKNYLMYITYTENGAVAEQSFPVLIPSNPLSITDEDGYLIVTTASELDAIRSNPAGKYRLYADIDLTDYISSNCTAEKGWYPIGYGAPYFSGELDGQGHTISGLWSGKGWGISYKGLFSVTMGAVIKNVHIELDERGITGGYEVGGVTGDARNGTVIENCTVSGGQIVVTGGGYAGGLVGRAYGSPPVVFKDCTVAGTYTKTSGNYSGGLVGCALGKTQIIRCQTIDTVSEGGSYVGGLAGALHGGASIEAAYASGTVKAAASYAGGLAGAVYEASSISGGYAVVDVSASHYAGGLVGTLYGRSTLFKSCAYGDVTTKNYIAGGLVGEAIAAVISNCYAQGDVKGTTGVGGLVGYFSGSGTGGDKSVENCYSSGKVSGTGTTEYGAFNGRSGVKYLGTNHYDGDKAGVSRGQGTSGSPAGAPSAYPQSQTTANMMKRSTFAGWDFENIWHIREGEYPFFERIASDEPQP from the coding sequence TTGAAAACCACACAAAAGACGGCCGCACTCTTTCTTGTGCTGATGATGATCGCCGGACTGCTTCCGGCACAGGTTCTGGCGGCCGCGGGCGACGACATCGGCAGGACCATCGACGTGGGGAGCAGCGGAAGGTCCGACGGCGACACAGGCACGGGCTGGTCGTACAGCGACAACGTGTTTACCGTTACGGGGGATGTGACCCTCAAAGGGAAAACGAACAATGGCATTGTCAAACGCGTCGTCATCAGCGGCGGCACGGCGGACAAACCCTTGCAGGTCACCCTGCAGAGCCTGACGATCGCGGCGCTTCAGGCAGGCGCGCCCATCGAATTAAAAACAGGTACGCACGCAGTGCTGACGCTGGACGGCAGTTCCTGGCTGTCTACCTACGACGAAAACGAAAACAACCCGGGCATTCGAACCACCGGCGCCTATTTGACCATTGAGGCCGGCAAGGACACGGGCGAGTTGGAGGTCACAGGCGGCGACAACGCCGCGGGCATCGGCGGCGGCGCTGGCGGTCACGGCGGTACCGTGACCATCAACGGCGGCATTGTCACCGCGGACAGTGTTTACGGCGCGGGCATCGGCGGCGGCGCTGGCGGTGACGGCGGTGTCGTGACCGTCAACGGCGGCATCGTCACGGCAACAAGCAAACAAGGCGCGGGCATCGGCGGCGGGAGGGGTAGCGCGGGCAGCAGCGGATACAACGGCGGCGACGCCGCATTTATCAAGTTTGGAAGAACAGGCGGCAGCGGCCAAACAGGCGGCGGCGGCGGCGGCGGCGCCGCCGTGACCATCAATGGCGGCGCCGTCACCGCTGGCAGCGAATATGGCGCGGGCATCGGCGGCGGCCGTGGCGGAGACGGCGGCAGCGGCGGCAGCGGCGGTGACGCTTGGGTGATCTGGGCGCGCGGCTACAAAGGCGGCTCCGGCGGCCAAGGCGGGCGCGGCGGCGCGGGCGCGACGGTCAGGCTCAACGGCGGCGCCGTTAAGGCCGCCAGCGCCAACGCCGCAGGCATTGGCGGCGGCAGCGGCGGCGGCGGTGGGCGCGGCGGCGGCGGTGGGAGTGGAGGCAAATGGGGTAAAAACGGCTCAAGCGGCAGCGCGGGCGCGGCCGGCGCGCAGGGCGGAGTGGGCAGCTGCGAGGTCAATCGGGTGCACAACCATACCTGGTGGGCGGCCAAAGGAGCCAATCAGGATCCGGGCGGCCCCGGGACGACATATCCGGACGACGCGTTTACAAACGACAACGCGTACAGATATGTAAAAATCCAGGTGCGCACGGCGGTTTTGTGGGATGACATCAGGGCCGGCAACACAAGGCAAGACGCCGTGAAGACCGACCTCAATCTGTTTACGAGCGACGAGAAAGGCGCCGTGATTGAATGGACGTCGAGCGAGCCGGAGGCCATCTCGCCGGACGGCCGGGTGACCCGTCCGGCATACCCCGAGGACGACAAAAAGGTACAACTGACGGCGAAGATCCAGCTGGGCAGCTTCAGCGACGAGATAACGTTTGATATAAACGTGCCCACACTGTCGTGGGACGATCGCGCCGACGCGGATTGGTACACAGAGACAGAGCAAACCCTCTACATCAAAAACGCCGGGCAGTTGGCGAGTCTCGCGCGGATTGTGAGCGGCAAAGACGGGCTTTGTGACGAGTTTGCCGGCAAGACGGTGATTTTAACCGCCGACATCGACCTGTCCGAACTCCCGTGGGTTCCGATTGGCACGCAGGACCATCCTTTCAAAGGAAGGTTCCTCGGAGAGGCGCACACCATCAGCGGGCTCAAGTTTGTCAACAATGCGGCGGGGCGTCAGGGCCTGTTTGGCTGGAACTGCGGCAGTATCAGCGACACGGGCGTCGTCGAGCTGCAAATAGAAGGCGGCTGGGAGTCGGGCGGCATTGCCGCCGTCAATGGGGACGAACAGTTTGGCGGGGAAGCCGCCATTGAAAACTGCGTCGTGTCCGGAAGCGTCGCCGCGGACAGCGCCGGCGGACTTGTGGGCAGCAATTACGGCAAGATCCTGAATGGATATTTCTACGGCGCGCTCACAGGCGCCGGCAGCGGCGGCATCGCCGGTGTCAACCGCGGCGACGGGATCGAGAGCGCATACTATTCATACGGCGCCGAAGGACCCGAAAGCGCCGTCGGCGCGGAGACAAAAGGTGTACTCACATGCGTCGGACGTTTCGACGATACGGGCGCCATCGTGGGCTCCGACGGTACGGAGACAGAGTACGGAGAAGAACTGCTGAGAGCGCTGAACACATGCGCCGAATGGCACGGTCTGAGATTTGACTGGGAGAAAAACCGCGGAAGCGGCGTTCCCCCCGTCGTATTCAGCGGTGAGGTTCGGGAGGATCGCGTCGCGGCCGCCGCCGCCAGCCACACCATTGTCGTCAAACATGACAGCGGGCAGTTCGTGGAAAACGCGAAGGTGCGCATTGGCGAGGGCGTTTACACAACGGACAGATTCGGTATGGTGACGGTATGGGACGAAACGCTGTTTGGCGTCAACAGAGTGTACGTGACTCCGACCCCCGAGAAGAGTTGCCGCAGAGGCGAGGCGTACTATGCGTTGACCCCGGGGAAGAGCCGGACGCTGTTTCTGGAAGCCTGGCAAGACGACGGAAAGCCGTACGTGACCATGGCGGCGGACACCGAGACATTCGCGGATGTCCGCGCGGCCAGCGTCTTTTTTATGCAGTACAAAGGTGATATGCTGCGTCTGCTGTGCGCCGGCGAGTGGGCCGGCGGCGGTGGCGGCCGGTTCATGCTGTACCAGAGCGGCGGCAAGTATATTTACAGCGATGCGGACGGAGTCATCAGCCTCGCGCCCGGTCTGACATTCAGTCCGGAGGAACCGCTGTGGCTGAGGATGGAGCCCGACGACGAAAGCAAACCGACGTCGGACTTCGTCCCGGTGTATGTCAGGGTTATCCGGAGCGACTCGGACTTTGAAAAAACGATGAAGTCGGTGGACAGATCGCCGAACTTCACAGCCACGCCCAAAGAAAGCGGCCTTGTGGACGGAGAGGCGACCAGAGTGTATCCGGAGAATGTCAAACTGCCCATGACCGCCATGGCCACGCTGTCGTCCGCCGCGCAGGCCTTGGACGGAACCATCACGTTCCACGGCTACGTCGGAGACTTTAAAGACGGCCCGAAATTTGGTTTCTCGGTGGGCGGACTGAGTGACGCATTTGAATTGCTCAAGGACGCGAAAGATCAGATGAAAACGGAGGACGAATACGAGAGACTGAAGGATGAATGGTCCAAAGTCCTCGAAAAGAAAGCGGACGAAGGGAAAGAAATCTCCAGAAAAGAGCTGGATGAGATGCTGGCGGACATTGACGTGCCCCAATCTGCCCGGGCTCGCGTCGCGGACATCGTCGAGAAACGCGTCACGGAGTGCATTGAGAAAGAATTGGCGCGGCCAGAGGTGGCTGGCCTTGTGGAGAGTTTCGATGAATTGTTTGACGTACTGGACGGGCACATGGCGGCTTTGTGTAAAAAAATGGATACCGCCCTTGATTTTGCCTTTGATAAACTCGTAAACGTCCTGCAGCTTGAGAATCTTGCCGCCGCCGAACGGGCGTGGAAGGCGTTCAAAAGCGATTTCCAGGCCGCCAAAAACAATGTGGGGGCAAGAGGATGTCTGGATACGCTGAAAGACAAATACGGCATCACCGAAAAGACGTTTACCGTCGTGCCCGGCCTTGTCGCCGGCGGCATTGGCGGGATCGGCTATTTCGAAGTGACGTTTGACATGTACGGCAGGCAGCTGTCCAGCACGGGCGAGGTCATGGTCAGCGGATACGCCGAGGGCAAAAAAACATTTACGTTTGTGCTTGGCTTCATCCCGGTGTCCGTAGAGATCGGCGGCGGTTTGGGGTTGGGCGCCGCTGTCAAGACTGTGGTCGGCGCCAGCGGCGGCGGCGTGATGTTCAACGGCGAGGTCGTCGTCGGCATCAATCCGTACATGTGGCTTTCGGCGGGCGTAGGGGTCAGGAACTTGGCGTATTGCGGCGTTAGGGGCGACGCGGGTTTGTATATCGAAGTGTTCGCCAGCAACAACAATAAGCCGTCCACGTCCGGCAGACTCACCGCATCCGCGGGCATAGAAGCCGAGCTGTTGTTTTTCATCAAAAAAAGCTGGACGTTGGGGCGCTACGAAAAACAGCTTTGGGGGCGCGCGCGGACGGCGCGGGCGGCCTTCGGGGCGTTTGCCTTTGAAGATGAGGAAGCTTACTACGCGTATGAAGACGGCGGCTTTGCGCTGTCGTCCAGAGAGTACCTGAGCCACACCACACCGTGGAACGGCCGCTGGCGCGCAGACGGCGCCGCCGCGCTGAGAAGAAGCGCCGCGGCGGATATCCCGCTGCAAGACGGCGTTCTGCCGGGGTCCGTTCCCCAGTTTGCCAAAGCGGGGGATCAGACCGTCATGCTCTTCCAGGCGGACGACGGCGTCAGCCCGACCGGCAATCACATCAGGCTGATGTACACGGTTCTGCAAGACGACGGTTGGAGCGAGCCTGAACCGGTCTGGGACAACGGAACCTCGGATTTCTTCGCGAAAACCCTGACGGTGGGCGACGATCTGTACGTGCTCTGGCAAAAATCCAAGGCGGTCCTGGCGGAAGAGGAGGACCCCCAAGCGCTGCTGGATCAGACCCTGCCCAACATGGAGCTGTGTTTCGCGAAATGGGATGCGGACGCCCTGCAATTTGCGGAGCCGGCATACATAACCGACAACGACGCGGCCGAGATGACGCCGACGCTTGTCGCCGGCGAAGGCGGACTCACCGCGTTGTGGACGGAAGTCCGCGAGGGAGACCTCTTTGGGGGCGGCGAAGGTCTGTATGCGGCGGTCGGCAGCGTGCTTAGCGACGGCGCGTGGAGCGAACCCAAAACGCTGTTTGAGACGAGTACGTACATCAACGAACTGGCGGCCGGGTATGCCGGCGGCGAGCTGACAATCGCGTACGGCACATTTGGCGATGAGGACACGCCCGCGATATGGATATGGCACGGGGCGATCAGCGCGCCGATCTCCCATGCCCAAGGGGCCTCCGGACTGCGATTTTATGACGGACGGTTCTTCTGGCAGGAAGCGGGCAGCATTTACAGCTATGACGCCGCCGCCAATGAGGCGCTCCCGCCCGTCACGGCCGGCGGTGGGCTGATATCCGGTTCATACCGAGTGATGGAGGGCGCGGGCAAAAAGGCCATTGTCTGGGCGGAGCCAAACGTCGATACCGACCCGGAGGCGGAAAGGTATGTGATCAGGGCGTCCTTTGCGCAGGCCGACGGATATGGCCCGCCGGTCACGCTGAAAACCGTCGGCGGCGAGCTGGCCCATTTTGACGCGGCGCTGACCGAGGAGGGCGGCTGGCAGTTTGTCCTGAACACGTACCAAGCTGCGGAAGGGGGCGAGGAAGAGCCAGAACACGCGCTCTGGTATGCCGAGGTGGAACCCAAGACGGACATCGCCCTCGACTATGTGTACGCCTCGGCCGCCGATGTGGCCCATGGCGTGCAGCCGATAGACCTGGTGGTGAGGAACCTGGGCGAAACGGCCGTCGAGCAGCTGTACGTCACCCTGACAGGTCACGAAGCGCTGACGAAGCCCCTGACACTGGCCCCGGGGCAGACGGCGACGGTCAGTGAAACCGTGGACTTGCACAAACTTCCGGCTGACGGGCGCCTGCGCGCCGAGGTTTCCTGCGAAGGGGACAGTGATTCGGACAACAATGTGTACGAGACGACGGTAGGCTTGACGGACGTGGCCGTCAGCGTGACGCAGCAGCGGGTGGGCGATCGGATCTTCCTGACGGCCGCGCTGTCCAACGATGCGGATATCGCGACGGAAACGACGCTCACCGTCCGCGAAAACGACGCAAACGGCAGGCTTTTAAGTGAAAAGCGACTCGTTGCGGACAGCCGGAAAACCATCGAGGTGTTCTTCGATGTGGATGTGCTGCGCACCGCGGCAGACAAGCTTTACTTTGAGGCGGAAACCGCAAAACCCGACGCCTATCCGGACAACAACCGCGTGACGGCGCCCCTTTACAGGGAACGCCCGACGCCGCCGGCGGCGGATCTGACGATGGATCCGGCGCAGGAGATTCGGTGGGTCCCGGCCGAAGGGGTTTCGCTCAGCGGAGAAAGCCTGTTTTACAGACAGGAAGAGAACGAGACACCCGAAGAAGCCAAGTTCACGGCGCGCGTGTATCCCGAAGACGCGAGCAACCGAGACGTAGTATGGCTCTCTTCCGACGCGCGCGTCGCGCATGTGGACGACAGCGGACAGCTCACCCTGAGAGCGCCGGGCCAGACCGTGATCACGGTCGTCACGAAGGACGGCGCCCACAGGGACAGTTTGGAAGTGACGGTCAAAGACGCCCGCCATACATTGACGGTCGGGGAAACCGTGGGCGGATATGTGACAGTCGACGGCGCGAGGGCCGGTGAGGCGGAAAGCGTCGAGAGAGAGGGCGGAGACCAGGTGTCGATAGAGGCGGCGCCCTTCGCGGGGTACAGGTTTGTACGCTGGGTCAGCGTCCCGTCCGACTGCCTAGACGACGAGATGTCGAATCCGGCCGTGCTCACGATGCCGGATGAGGACGCGACGGTTCAGCCGCTGTTCAAGCTCTCCGGGAAAAATCGCGTGCTGTGGTCTCTCTCTCTGAACCCGCCGCCCAGAACCGAATATTACGAGGGCGAGCAATTGGATATATCTGGGATTTCTGTCCTGGGCAATTTTGACGAGGGCGATGGGTTCGGCCTCTCCGGGTATGCCGTCGATCCAGAGCCCGGAACCCCGCTCACGCGGGATATGGAGAGCGTAACCGTCAGTTATACGGAGGGCGGCGTCACCAAGACGGCGCGCTTTGAGATCACCGTGAAAGAACCGCAGCTGCAATCCATCGCCGTCACGGCGCCCGACACAACATTTTATGTCGAGGGCAGCCGTTTGGACCCCGAGGGGCTTGTCGTGACCGCGCACTACACAAACGGCAGCCGGCCGATCGACGACTATACAATGGACCTCGGCCTCGACGATCCGCTGACGCTCGATCGCAACAAGGTGACAGTCAGCCATTCCGAGGGCTCGGTCACCGTTACGGACAGCTTCGACGTCACCGTTGTGAAAGAGATCCATATCAACGGCGTAGAGGTGGGCAGCAAACAGACGACGGTGTATTTCGGCATTCATTCCGCAGCCGGCAAGGGATATGCGGTCCATTTGGCCGAGATGCCGGAAGAATTGGCGGGGGGACAGCCGGAAGACTGGCGGTTTGCACCGTATACCAACGTGAGCTATCAAAAGACTGGTCTCGTCATAAAGGGCCTGACAAAGAGCAAGAACTATTTGATGTACATCACGTACACAGAGAACGGAGCCGTCGCCGAACAAAGCTTCCCTGTGTTGATACCGAGCAATCCGTTGTCTATCACCGACGAAGACGGATACCTGATCGTCACGACGGCGTCGGAGCTTGACGCCATTCGCAGCAACCCGGCGGGGAAATACAGACTGTACGCCGACATCGATTTGACGGACTATATCTCATCGAACTGCACAGCCGAAAAGGGCTGGTATCCGATTGGGTATGGCGCCCCCTATTTCAGCGGCGAACTCGACGGACAGGGCCATACGATCAGCGGGCTGTGGAGCGGCAAAGGATGGGGCATATCTTACAAGGGTCTGTTTTCGGTCACGATGGGCGCCGTGATCAAAAACGTGCACATTGAGCTCGACGAGAGGGGTATCACCGGCGGGTATGAAGTCGGCGGGGTCACCGGGGACGCCAGAAACGGCACGGTGATTGAGAACTGCACGGTGTCGGGCGGCCAGATTGTCGTCACGGGCGGAGGATACGCCGGCGGCCTTGTCGGGCGCGCATACGGGAGCCCTCCGGTCGTTTTCAAGGATTGCACGGTCGCCGGCACATACACCAAAACCAGCGGCAACTATTCGGGCGGGCTTGTCGGCTGCGCGCTCGGCAAAACACAGATCATTCGGTGCCAGACCATCGACACCGTCTCCGAAGGCGGTTCCTATGTCGGCGGCCTGGCGGGGGCGCTGCACGGCGGCGCGTCGATCGAGGCGGCGTACGCAAGCGGAACGGTCAAGGCGGCGGCTTCCTATGCGGGCGGTCTGGCGGGGGCGGTATATGAGGCGTCTTCTATCAGCGGCGGGTACGCTGTCGTGGACGTCAGCGCGTCGCATTACGCCGGCGGACTTGTCGGAACATTGTACGGCCGTTCGACGCTGTTCAAATCGTGCGCTTACGGCGACGTTACCACAAAGAATTACATAGCCGGCGGACTGGTCGGAGAAGCGATTGCCGCCGTCATCAGCAATTGCTATGCCCAGGGTGACGTGAAAGGCACGACGGGCGTCGGCGGATTGGTCGGGTACTTTTCAGGGTCGGGCACCGGCGGCGACAAATCGGTTGAAAACTGTTATTCATCGGGGAAAGTAAGCGGCACAGGCACAACGGAATACGGTGCGTTCAACGGCCGTTCTGGGGTGAAATATTTGGGGACGAACCACTATGACGGCGACAAGGCGGGGGTTTCGCGCGGCCAGGGGACGAGCGGCTCGCCCGCCGGAGCGCCGTCCGCGTACCCGCAGAGCCAGACGACGGCCAATATGATGAAACGGTCCACATTCGCCGGCTGGGATTTTGAGAACATCTGGCACATACGCGAAGGCGAGTATCCGTTCTTTGAGCGCATCGCTTCAGACGAACCGCAGCCGTAA